One stretch of Solenopsis invicta isolate M01_SB chromosome 16, UNIL_Sinv_3.0, whole genome shotgun sequence DNA includes these proteins:
- the LOC120359747 gene encoding DE-cadherin-like isoform X1: protein MLERMFALTAVLLPDDGRLSFLARARRSAARSGREITLRALSLFPAPSRILDVRFSAHGSPYYAPEKLNTVIAQHTKEIERKMEADILLMNIDECLFEKLYCNNSCRNFLNASIVPYAVYTNTSLFVGVRTVVDPQCHVAEPIVCLNGDTPLAERCECSPGLEGPRSELLGIGFYRDGWAIMPLPGQACDDSHLELEITPHVDNDLVFYFL from the exons ATGCTCGAGCGCATGTTTGCGCTCACGGCTGTATTATTGCCTGACGACGGCCGGCTCTCGTTTCTCGCTCGCGCGCGTCGGTCTGCTGCGAGATCGGGAAGAGAGATAACGCTTCGCGCTCTATCCCTGTTTCCCGCGCCATCCCGAATACTGGATGTACGATTTTCAGCACATGGTAGTCCATATTATGCTCCCGAGAAGTTGAATACGGTTATAGCGCAACATACGAAGGAAATCGAACGGAAAATGGAAGCGGATATCTTGTTGATGAACATTGACGAATGcctatttgaaaaactttactgTAACAATTCCTGCCGCAATTTCTTAAATGCAAGTATTGTTCCATATGCCGTTTATACCAATACTAGTTTGTTTGTCGGTGTTAGGACAGTCGTAGATCCGCAGTGCCATGTAGCGGAACCCATCGTTTGCTTGAACGGTGATACACCTCTGGCAGAACGATGCGAATGTTCGCCTGGTTTGGAAGGGCCGAGAAGCGAACTGTTGGGTATTGGTTTTTACAGAGATGGTTGGGCTATAATGCCATTGCCGGGTCAAGCTTGCGACGACTCACATTTAG AATTGGAGATAACGCCACACGTGGATAATGATCTTGTATTTTACTTCCTATAA
- the LOC120359747 gene encoding DE-cadherin-like isoform X3, with protein MRTVVDPQCHVAEPIVCLNGDTPLAERCECSPGLEGPRSELLGIGFYRDGWAIMPLPGQACDDSHLELEITPHVDNDLVFYFL; from the exons GACAGTCGTAGATCCGCAGTGCCATGTAGCGGAACCCATCGTTTGCTTGAACGGTGATACACCTCTGGCAGAACGATGCGAATGTTCGCCTGGTTTGGAAGGGCCGAGAAGCGAACTGTTGGGTATTGGTTTTTACAGAGATGGTTGGGCTATAATGCCATTGCCGGGTCAAGCTTGCGACGACTCACATTTAG AATTGGAGATAACGCCACACGTGGATAATGATCTTGTATTTTACTTCCTATAA
- the LOC120359747 gene encoding DE-cadherin-like isoform X2 — MIVDKCGISACMNLTAPQGTNEFLNVNSSMQIDGTLSNLIHLAANLEWDYKSTDKGFVGCIRNMTFNRNTYNLGIPSLSRNADPGCDHGMTKAISFEIDTNYIVAILVCVLILLILLVAVVMHRRKTDYEDKGGAEDYVQGYDLDILKAIYDASPIDSKIAPVGLQGRGSYNNGCRY, encoded by the exons ATGATAGTTGATAAGTGCGGCATATCTGCATGTATGAATCTCACTGCGCCGCAAGGTACCAacgaatttttaaatgttaacaGTTCGATGCAAATAGATGGTACACTGTCTAATTTAATACACTTAGCAGCGAACTTAGAATGGGATTATAAATCAACTGACAAAGGATTTGTTGGTTGCATACGCAATATGACATTCAACAGAAAT aCATACAATCTAGGAATACCATCATTGTCTAGAAACGCAGATCCTGGCTGTGATCATGGCATGACAAAAGCAATATCATTCGAAATTGATACGAACTATATAGTAGCTATTTTGGTTTGCGtattgattttgttaatattgctTGTGGCGGTAGTTATGCATAGAAGAAAAACGGATTACGAGGACAAAGGAGGTGCTGAAGATTATGTACAGGGTTATGATTTGGATATCTTGAAAGCCATTTATGATGCATCACCAATTGATTCAAAGATAGCTCCAGTTGGCCTACAGGGTAGAGGTTCGTACAATAACGGCTGCAgatattaa